In Eupeodes corollae chromosome 3, idEupCoro1.1, whole genome shotgun sequence, a single genomic region encodes these proteins:
- the LOC129949145 gene encoding uncharacterized protein LOC129949145 — MTSIAKVTVKQGRIVGGVDSLPNGNPYHFFKGIPYAEPPLGKLRFKAPVPLERFVAPEIECIIEGNVCFQRDETGQFIGSEDCLFLNVYTPKIDSQIGLPVMVFIPGGAFVTGSGNSEKYNPLYLVQENVIVVTMNYRLGLLGFFSLPEGNIPGNAGLKDQRLVLEWVQENISQFGGDPNNVTLFGQSAGSLSVHLHVLSERSRKLFHKAIMQSCVKNMSFLIEDRAAFKTMELAKTLGCSSNDPSDIVEFLQEYQDLKEISGPLYVPPTLNDLFGGRTVPGKPTIEEDSPEAVFTKKSLDAFNEKNSIDMPLIIGCNSADGTAVLPEFIGKLEDLRNNLRYLLPGGKGKLEIFNHLELPIKEFYFKDMNIDHSTLNELCEFFSDVLFIVPTVEVVELCSRMQHKSPLYFYIFDFDGDLNLHKKRYKLENVVKGAGHSDELCYLFQPKSAPEPWNKKELQMVQTICKMWTNFAKFNDPTLGCEWMPVKKIDNKEDFSLDAYIIDGTERMVENPYKERIDFWMNLRETVNDLLNISCRPAKLKDKLHPDWIPSLNMGYPQFSKPGVGRYQRLKNRTKLKDDVIPEVDPVVTPTVAVEVEVELSELEQLKLELKAKDETIKACEDKAKKLADQLKESTEMYEQKLQQNEKGMKAMAGQLKVRNMSITDFENNDSKVLYFTGIPNFTTLSHLFDFLKDYISSSPMKQINVFDAFMITLMKLRLDLPFTYLSFKYGVTIKTLSRIFHENVIVFQAKLSAFVHWPEKNALKRNTPPYFKKALGNNFTAIIDCFEVFTETPGDSLAKSEVFSSYKHHSTLKYLIAISPAGAIIFVSKGYRGRCSDKTVVESCGFTSNIEEGDIILSDRGMLVNRVIVEKGAKLLMPAFRNGRDQMDADDLERTRNLAKIRVHVERVIGLLRQKYLILTNRQPITATSKINGDEMCSNDLECIFTFQDKANSLNRIFVDSLESFVKMTSIAKVTVKQGRIVGGVDSLPNGNPYHFFKGIPYAEPPLGKLRFKAPVPLERFVAPEIECIIEGNVCFQRDKTGQFIGSEDCLFLNVYTPKIDSQIGLPVMVFIPGGAFVTGSGNSEKYNPLYLVQENVIVVTMNYRLGLLGFLSLPEGNIPGNAGLKDQRLVLEWVQENISQFGGDPNNVTLFGQSAGSLSVHLHVLSERSRKLFHKAIMQSGVKNMSFLIEDRAAFKTMELAKTLGCSSNDPSDIVEFLQEYQDLKEISGPLYVPPTLNDLFAGRTVPGKPTIEEDSPEAVFTKKSLDAFNEKNSIDMPLIIGCNSADGTAVLPAFIGKLEDLRNNLRYLLPGGKGKLEICNHLELPIKELYFKDMNIDHSTLNELCEFFSDVLFIVPTVEVVELCSRMQHKSPLYFYIFDFDGDLNLHKKRYKLENVVKGAGHSDELCYLFQPKSAPEPWNKKELQMVQTICKMWTNFAKFNDPTLGCEWMPVKKIDNKEDFSLDAYIIDGTERMVENPYKERLDFWMKLKETVNDLLNIS; from the exons atgacatcgATAGCAAAAGTCACCGTAAAACAAGGTAGAATTGTTGGTGGAGTTGATTCGCTTCCAAATGGAAATCCATATCACTTTTTCAAAGGAATACCTTATGCCGAACCACCGTTGGGAAAATTAAGATTCAAA gcTCCTGTTCCATTGGAGCGCTTCGTTGCGCCTGAGATAGAATGCATCATAGAAGGAAATGTCTGCTTTCAACGTGATGAGACTGGGCAGTTTATTGGTTCAGAGGATTGCTTATTCCTCAATGTTTACACTCCAAAAATTGATTCCCAAATAGGATTACCCGTCATGGTCTTTATACCTGGTGGAGCATTTGTGACTGGGAGTGGAAACAGTGAAAA ATATAACCCTCTGTATTTGGTGCAAGAAAATGTAATTGTTGTCACTATGAACTATCGCCTTGGACTACTGGGATTTTTCTCGCTTCCCGAAGGAAACATTCCTGGCAATGCGGGTCTTAAGGACCAG AGACTTGTGCTGGAATGGGTACAAGAAAATATTTCCCAATTTGGTGGAGATCCCAACAATGTAACATTATTCGGCCAAAGTGCTGGGAGCCTGAGTGTACATCTGCATGTCTTATCGGAAAGATCTAGAAAATTATTCCACAAAGCGATCATGCAAAGTTGTGTTAAAAATATGTCATTCTTAATTGAAGACAGAGCTGCTTTCAAAACAATGGAACTCGCTAAAACACTTGGTTGCAGTTCCAATGATCCCAGCGATATAGTAGAGTTTCTACAAGAATACCAAGATCTGAAAGAAATCTCTGGACCTTTGTATGTCCCACCAACACTAAATGATTTATTTGGTGGTCGTACAGTGCCAGGAAAGCCTACAATTGAAGAAGATTCTCCTGAagctgtttttacaaaaaaatctctGGACGCATTTAATGAGAAAAATTCTATTGATATGCCCCTCATAATTGGTTGCAATTCGGCAGACGGAACTGCAGTTCTGCCCgaatttattggaaagttggaGGATCTAAGAAATAACTTACGCTATCTTCTTCCTGGTGGGAAaggaaaattggaaattttcaaCCACCTCGAACTTCCCataaaagagttttattttaaagatatgaaCATAGACCATTCGACTCTCAATGAGTTGTGTGAGTTTTTCAGTGATGTCCTTTTCATAGTGCCAACTGTTGAAGTTGTAGAGTTATGTTCAAGAATGCAACACAAATCACCACTGTACTTCTATATATTTGACTTTGATGGTGATTTGAATTTACATAAGAAAAGATATAAATTGGAGAATGTCGTCAAAGGTGCTGGACATTCTGATGAGCTTTGTTATCTCTTTCAACCGAAAAGTGCTCCAGAACCTTGGAACAAGAAGGAACTGCAAATGGTTCAAACTATTTGCAAAATGTGGACAAATTTTGCTAAGTTCAATGACCCAACATTGGGTTGTGAATGGATGCCggtgaaaaaaatagacaatAAGGAAGATTTTTCACTGGACGCTTATATAATTGATGGAACTGAGAGAATGGTTGAAAATCCTTATAAGGAAAGGATAGATTTCTGGATGAATTTGAGGGAGACAGTAAATGATCTACTTAACATATCTT gtCGTCCAGCTAAGCTTAAAGACAAGCTACATCCAGATTGGATACCTTCTTTAAACATGGGATATCCGCAATTCTCGAAACCCGGAGTGGGACGATACCAAAGGTTAAAAAATCGAACCAAATTGAAAGATGATGTTATCCCTGAGGTAGATCCAGTAGTTACACCAACAGTTGCTGTGGAAGTAGAAGTGGAGCTTAGTGAGCTGGAACAACTGAAACTAGAATTAAAAGCTAAAGATGAAACAATCAAGGCATGTGAGGATAAAGCGAAAAAATTAGCAGATCAACTAAAAGAA aGTACTGAAATGTATGAGCAGAAGTTGCAACAAAACGAAAAGGGAATGAAAGCAATGGCTGGACAGCTAAAAGTTAGGAACATGAGTATCACTGATTTCGAAAACAATGATTCTAAGGTTCTATACTTTACCGGTATCCCAAACTTCACAACATTAAGTCATCTATTTGACTTTTTAAAGGACTATATATCATCGAGTCCAATGaaacaaattaatgtttttgatgCCTTTATGATAACCTTGATGAAGTTGCGACTAGACCTACCATTTACTTATCTGTCTTTTAAGTACGGGGTTACAATCAAGACGTTGTCAAGAATTTTCCATGAAAATGTAATTGTGTTCCAAGCGAAACTATCTGCATTTGTTCATTGGCCTGAAAAAAATGCTTTGAAACGTAATACACCTCCGTATTTCAAAAAAGCCCTTGGAAATAATTTTACCGCAATCATTGACTGTTTCGAGGTTTTTACTGAAACCCCAG gcGATTCACTTGCTAAATCAGAAGTTTTTTCATCTTACAAGCATCATAGTACTCTGAAGTACTTAATTGCTATATCCCCAGCTGGTGCAATAATTTTTGTGTCCAAAGGATATCGTGGTAGATGCAGCGATAAAACCGTAGTTGAGAGTTGTGGTTTCACCAGCAACATTGAAGAAGGTGATATAATACTCTCTGATCGAGGAATGCTGGTAAATCGTGTAATTGTGGAAAAAGGAGCAAAACTTTTAATGCCTGCATTCCGAAACGGCAGAGACCAAATGGATGCTGATGACCTTGAAAGGACAAGAAACCTTGCCAAGATAAGGGTTCATGTTGAAAGAGTGATTGGTCTTCTCCGACAAAAGTACCTGATTTTAACAAATCGTCAGCCAATAACAGCGACATCAAAAATAAACGGCGATGAAAT GTGTTCGAATGATCTGGAGTGTATTTTCACTTTTCAAGATAAAGCCAACAGCTTGAATAGAATTTTTGTTGATTCATTAGAATCATTCGTAAAAATGACATCGATAGCAAAAGTCACCGTAAAACAAGGTAGAATTGTTGGTGGAGTTGATTCGCTTCCAAATGGAAATCCATATCACTTTTTCAAAGGAATACCTTATGCCGAACCACCGTTGGGAAAATTAAGATTCAAA GCTCCTGTTCCATTGGAGCGCTTCGTTGCGCCTGAGATAGAATGCATCATAGAAGGAAATGTCTGCTTTCAACGAGATAAGACTGGGCAGTTTATTGGTTCAGAGGATTGCTTATTCCTCAATGTTTACACTCCAAAAATTGATTCCCAAATAGGATTACCCGTCATGGTCTTTATACCTGGTGGAGCATTTGTGACTGGGAGTGGAAACAGTGAAAA ATATAACCCTCTGTATTTGGTGCAAGAAAATGTAATTGTTGTCACTATGAACTATCGCCTTGGACTACTGGGATTTCTCTCGCTTCCCGAAGGAAACATTCCTGGTAATGCGGGTCTTAAAGACCAG AGACTTGTGCTAGAATGGGTACAAGAAAATATTTCGCAATTTGGTGGAGATCCCAACAATGTAACATTATTTGGCCAAAGTGCCGGGAGCCTGAGTGTACATCTGCATGTCTTATCGGAAAGATCTAGAAAATTATTCCACAAAGCGATCATGCAAAGTGGTGTTAAAAATATGTCATTCTTAATTGAAGACAGAGCTGCTTTCAAAACAATGGAACTCGCTAAAACACTTGGTTGCAGTTCCAATGATCCCAGCGATATAGTAGAGTTTCTACAAGAATACCAAGATCTGAAAGAAATCTCTGGACCTTTGTATGTCCCACCAACACTAAATGATTTATTTGCTGGTCGTACAGTGCCAGGAAAGCCTACAATTGAAGAAGATTCTCCTGAagctgtttttacaaaaaaatctctGGACGCATTTAATGAGAAAAATTCTATTGATATGCCCCTCATAATTGGTTGCAATTCGGCAGACGGAACTGCAGTTCTGCCCgcatttattggaaagttggaGGATCTAAGAAATAATTTACGCTATCTTCTTCCTGGTGGGAAAGGAAAATTGGAAATTTGCAACCACCTCGAACTTCCCATAAAAGAGTTGTATTTTAAAGATATGAACATAGACCATTCGACTCTCAATGAGTTGTGTGAGTTTTTCAGTGATGTCCTTTTCATAGTGCCAACTGTTGAAGTTGTAGAGTTATGTTCAAGAATGCAACACAAATCACCACTGTACTTCTATATATTTGACTTTGATGGTGATTTGAATTTACAtaagaaaagatacaaattggaGAATGTCGTCAAAGGTGCTGGACATTCTGATGAGCTTTGTTATCTCTTTCAACCGAAAAGTGCTCCAGAACCTTGGAACAAGAAGGAACTGCAAATGGTTCAAACTATTTGCAAAATGTGGACAAATTTTGCTAAGTTCAATGACCCAACATTGGGTTGTGAATGGATGCCggtgaaaaaaatagacaatAAGGAAGATTTTTCACTGGACGCTTATATAATTGATGGAACTGAGAGAATGGTTGAAAATCCCTATAAGGAAAGGTTGGATTTCTGGATGAAGTTGAAGGAGACAGTGAATGACCTACTTAACATATCTTGA
- the LOC129952736 gene encoding uncharacterized protein LOC129952736, whose translation MGYPQFSKPGVGRYQRLKNRTKLKDDVIPEVDPVVTPTVAVEVEVELSELEQLKLELKAKDETIKACEDKAKKLADQLKESTEMYEQKLQQNEKGMKAMAGQLKVRNMSITDFENNDSKVLYFTGIPNFTTLSHLFDFLKDYISSSPMKQINVFDAFMITLMKLRLDLPFTYLSFKYGVTIKTLSRIFHENVIVFQAKLSAFVHWPEKNALKRNTPPYFKKALGNNFTAIIDCFEVFTETPGDSLAKSEVFSSYKHHSTLKYLIAISPAGAIIFVSKGYRGRCSDKTVVESCGFTSNIEEGDIILSDRGMLVNRVIVEKGAKLLMPAFRNGRDQMDADDLERTRNLAKIRVHVERVIGLLRQKYLILTNRQPITATSKINGDEMYFDYIVKICCALTNLSPSIINLT comes from the exons ATGGGATATCCGCAATTCTCGAAACCCGGAGTGGGACGATACCAAAGGTTAAAAAATCGAACCAAATTGAAAGATGATGTTATCCCTGAGGTAGATCCAGTAGTTACACCAACAGTTGCTGTGGAAGTAGAAGTGGAGCTTAGTGAGCTGGAACAACTGAAACTAGAATTAAAAGCTAAAGATGAAACAATCAAGGCATGTGAGGATAAAGCGAAAAAATTAGCAGATCAACTAAAAGAA aGTACTGAAATGTATGAGCAGAAGTTGCAACAAAACGAAAAGGGAATGAAAGCAATGGCTGGACAGCTAAAAGTTAGGAACATGAGTATCACTGATTTCGAAAACAATGATTCTAAGGTTCTATACTTTACCGGTATCCCAAACTTCACAACATTAAGTCATCTATTTGACTTTTTAAAGGACTATATATCATCGAGTCCAATGaaacaaattaatgtttttgatgCCTTTATGATAACCTTGATGAAGTTGCGACTAGACCTACCATTTACTTATCTGTCTTTTAAGTACGGGGTTACAATCAAGACGTTGTCAAGAATTTTCCATGAAAATGTAATTGTGTTCCAAGCGAAACTATCTGCATTTGTTCATTGGCCTGAAAAAAATGCTTTGAAACGTAATACACCTCCGTATTTCAAAAAAGCCCTTGGAAATAATTTTACCGCAATCATTGACTGTTTCGAGGTTTTTACTGAAACCCCAG gcGATTCACTTGCTAAATCAGAAGTTTTTTCATCTTACAAGCATCATAGTACTCTGAAGTACTTAATTGCTATATCCCCAGCTGGTGCAATAATTTTTGTGTCCAAAGGATATCGTGGTAGATGCAGCGATAAAACCGTAGTTGAGAGTTGTGGTTTCACCAGCAACATTGAAGAAGGTGATATAATACTCTCTGATCGAGGAATGCTGGTAAATCGTGTAATTGTGGAAAAAGGAGCAAAACTTTTAATGCCTGCATTCCGAAACGGCAGAGACCAAATGGATGCTGATGACCTTGAAAGGACAAGAAACCTTGCCAAGATAAGGGTTCATGTTGAAAGAGTGATTGGTCTTCTCCGACAAAAGTACCTGATTTTAACAAATCGTCAGCCAATAACAGCGACATCAAAAATAAACGGCGATGAAATGTACTTTGACTACATTGTCAAAATATGCTGTGCTTTGACTAATTTAAGTCCATCCataattaatttaacataa
- the LOC129952737 gene encoding uncharacterized protein LOC129952737: protein MKAYWKVPSCKLKLQVPCEKIKWNKSSQSAQKGKRQVQPASCAQVVEFLKSLRDKGCEVSAMSSFEALVPEQDLCLSIEERELIPMYMANVFKIEYEGLDKREIEKISGMLVFRLTTEQVNFAASITKQRSKCHYWHKLRIGRITASIFKQAARTNLKNVSMSLLKRICYFQDEIHSAAVKYGCRHESEAVNFILLEEKEQHTQLTIETSGIIIDKEKSYYACSPDGIWRCDCCGEMPVEVKCPFCLKDGDVATFLSSSSCPIIKENGEWRISKQHQYYWQIQMQCAILKSDYCIFCIYSPFFKVIVKVPFDKLFFNSEVLKTDLYFKNIVLRELLARYYSNRTNFLKM, encoded by the coding sequence ATGAAAGCTTATTGGAAAGTTCCTTCATGTAAGCTCAAACTCCAGGTGCCATGTGAAAAGATTAAATGGAACAAAAGTAGTCAGTCTGCACAGAAGGGCAAAAGACAAGTTCAACCTGCTTCATGTGCCCAAGTGGTAGagtttttgaaatctttgaGGGACAAGGGATGTGAGGTTTCAGCAATGAGCAGTTTTGAAGCGCTAGTTCCGGAGCAAGACTTGTGTCTGAGTATAGAAGAACGAGAATTGATTCCAATGTACATGGCCAACGTCTTCAAAATTGAATATGAGGGGTTAGACAAAagggaaattgaaaaaatttcagGGATGCTTGTTTTCAGACTAACAACGGAACAAGTCAACTTCGCTGCTTCCATTACCAAACAGCGGTCCAAATGTCACTATTGGCACAAACTGCGAATTGGACGAATAACTGCATCCATATTTAAGCAGGCTGctagaacaaatttaaaaaatgtgtcgaTGAGTCTTTTGAAGAGGATCTGCTATTTTCAAGACGAGATTCATTCAGCAGCCGTTAAATATGGTTGTCGCCACGAATCTGAAGCTGTGAACTTCATTTTGTTGGAGGAAAAAGAACAGCATACTCAACTGACGATTGAAACATCTGGGATCATAATTGACAAGGAAAAATCCTACTATGCTTGTTCCCCCGATGGTATTTGGAGATGCGACTGCTGTGGAGAAATGCCTGTTGAAGTCAAGTGTCCCTTCTGCCTCAAAGATGGTGATGTAGCAACTTTTTTATCCTCATCTAGCTGCCCCATCATTAAAGAGAACGGTGAATGGAGGATTTCAAAACAGCACCAATATTACTGGCAAATACAAATGCAATGTgcaattttgaaatctgattactgcattttttgtatatattcccCTTTTTTTAAGGTGATAGTTAAAGTTCcttttgataaattgttttttaatagtgAAGTCTTAAAAACagacttatattttaaaaatattgtactgCGTGAACTTTTAGCACGCTATTATTCCAACAGGACAAATTTCCTAAAAATGTGA
- the LOC129951280 gene encoding charged multivesicular body protein 6-A has translation MGALFGKSKKPQSRITDQDRAVLQLKQQRDRLKQYQKRVELNLEKDREQAKKCLQMGRKERAKLLLRKKKYQEKLLENTDVQLENIEKLASDIEFAQIEADIVNKLRMGNEALKAANDLMNIEEIENIMDETREGAEKQKEIDSILSGALTDQDEEDVLAELDDLVNADEAEKNAANKIDDDAVIQLPEVPADEPVADDASEEPKRVKEKEKQKRVLVEA, from the exons atgggtGCTCTGTTTGGGAAAAGTAAAAAGCCACAAAGTAGAATAACGGACCAAGACCGTGCTGTGCTG CAATTGAAACAACAAAGAGATCGTCTCAAGCAGTATCAGAAGAGAGTCGAATTGAACCTCGAAAAGGATCGTGAGCAAGCTAAAAAATGTCTACAAATGGGACGAAAAGA ACGAGCAAAATTACTTCTGCGAAAAAAGAAGTACCAAGAGAAACTCCTCGAAAATACAGACGTCCAGTTGGAGAACATCGAAAAACTCGCTTCAGACATAGAATTCGCACAAATCGAGGCTGATATTGTGAACAAACTGCGAATGGGCAACGAAGCCCTTAAAGCAGCCAATGACCTAATGAACATCGAAGAAATTGAGAATATTATGGACGAAACGAGAGAAGGAGCCGAGAAACAGAAGGAAATCGATTCAATACTATCGGGAGCTCTGACAGACCAAGATGAAGAAGATGTCCTAGCTGAATTAGATGATCTGGTAAATGCCGATGAGGCGGAAAAGAATGCAGCAAACAAAATCGATGACGACGCCGTCATTCAGTTGCCTGAGGTACCTGCGGATGAACCTGTTGCTGACGATGCGAGCGAAGAACCAAAGAGAGTCAAGGAGAAAGAGAAACAAAAGCGAGTTCTTGTTGAAgcttaa
- the LOC129951279 gene encoding glucose-fructose oxidoreductase domain-containing protein 1 produces MLPGIGVFGTGAVAKVLVPLLREKGFQINAIWGRTLKDAEETAREQKIPFFTNKIDDVLLKKEVDLVFIICQPYLHSEISVKALGIGKHVVCDKPMGLSQADAIKMVRASQYYPTLITLVNHSLRFLPAVTHLKRALHEEVIGPIQNITLIDVRVQMGSLFPDKFDWMCDAAMGGGALNLVGSHVVDLVSFLLNQRAIRVHGLVKAYTKTTAAVNGIRQISAPDFCNFQMELEGGTLVTATLHSHMMAANSFVQEIMVCGKNGHLVVRGGDLFALRAKEDKQVKEEAIYVDVQDLHFSTSDTHLPKPYIKGLCKMVGALKEAFAQKDSSWVKEPVQVAATFEDGLYVQAVLEAIRKSSDSRTWQRVVISSDSPTNHDKIMRFARMAAM; encoded by the coding sequence ATGCTGCCCGGAATTGGCGTATTTGGAACTGGAGCTGTGGCAAAAGTCCTTGTGCCCCTGCTGCGAGAAAAAGGCTTCCAAATCAATGCAATCTGGGGTCGAACGTTAAAAGATGCCGAAGAAACAGCCCGCGAACAAAAAATACCctttttcacaaacaaaatcGACGATGTGCTCCTCAAGAAAGAAGTTGACTTGGTTTTCATCATATGCCAACCTTATCTCCACTCGGAAATATCTGTCAAGGCTCTGGGCATAGGGAAACATGTTGTTTGTGACAAACCAATGGGTCTGAGCCAAGCGGACGCAATCAAAATGGTTCGAGCCTCCCAATACTACCCAACGCTCATCACTCTGGTCAACCATTCCCTGAGGTTTCTGCCAGCAGTGACTCATTTGAAACGTGCTCTCCATGAGGAAGTGATTGGACCAATTCAAAACATCACATTGATTGACGTTCGAGTGCAGATGGGATCGCTGTTTCCCGACAAATTCGATTGGATGTGCGACGCAGCCATGGGCGGCGGGGCTTTAAATCTTGTCGGAAGCCATGTCGTCGATTTGGTGAGTTTTTTACTTAATCAAAGAGCAATAAGAGTGCATGGCCTGGTCAAGGCCTACACAAAAACTACTGCGGCGGTGAATGGCATTCGCCAGATATCTGCTCCAGATTTCTGCAACTTCCAAATGGAACTCGAAGGAGGGACTCTGGTGACGGCGACTCTGCACAGTCATATGATGGCTGCGAATTCATTCGTCCAAGAGATCATGGTTTGCGGGAAGAATGGGCACTTAGTGGTGCGAGGCGGAGACCTATTTGCCCTCAGAGCGAAGGAGGACAAACAGGTCAAAGAGGAAGCTATCTATGTTGACGTTCAGGATCTGCATTTCTCGACTTCAGACACCCACCTACCCAAGCCCTACATCAAGGGACTTTGTAAGATGGTGGGAGCTTTGAAGGAGGCTTTCGCCCAAAAAGACTCTTCGTGGGTCAAGGAGCCCGTCCAAGTTGCTGCAACCTTCGAGGATGGCCTCTATGTTCAAGCAGTATTGGAGGCCATACGCAAGTCGAGCGACAGTCGTACCTGGCAACGGGTAGTCATAAGCTCAGACTCGCCCACAAACCATGACAAAATCATGCGATTCGCACGGATGGCTGCAATGTAG